Genomic window (Streptomyces cadmiisoli):
GCCCCGCGCAACAGATGGAGACACGATGAGCATGGCCACGACGCCGGAGCCGCAGCCGCCTGCGCCGCACGCTGCCGACAGCCACGACCTGATCCGTGTGCACGGCGCGCGCGAGAACAACCTCAAGGACGTCAGCATCGAGATCCCGAAGCGCCGGCTGACGGTGTTCACCGGCGTCTCCGGCTCGGGCAAGAGCTCCCTGGTGTTCGACACGATCGCCGCCGAGTCGCAGCGGCTGATCAACGAGACCTACAGCGCCTTCCTGCAGGGCTTCATGCCGAACCGGGCCCGGCCCGAGGTCGACGTGCTCGACGGTCTGACGACGGCGATCAGCGTCGACCAGCAGCGGATGGGCGGCGACCCCCGTTCCACCGTCGGTACCGCCACCGACGCCAACGCGATGCTGCGCATCCTGTTCAGCCGGCTCGGGCAGCCGCACATCGGCCCGCCCAGCGCGTACTCCTTCAACACGGCCACGGTCCGGGCGAGCGGCGCGATCACCGTGGAGCGCGGTGCCAAGACCAAGGCGGAGAAGGCGACCTTCACCCGCACCGGCGGCATGTGCACCCGCTGCGAAGGCCGCGGCAAGGTCTCCGACATCGACCTCACCCAGCTCTACGACGACTCCAAGTCGATCGCCGAGGGCGCGTTCACCATCCCCGGCTGGAAGTCGGACAACGTGTGGACGGTGGGGATCTACGCCGAGTCGGGCTTCCTCGACCCGAACAAGCCGATCCGCCGGTTCACCAAGAAGGAGATGCACGACTTCCTCTACCGTGAGCCGACCAAGGTGAAGGTCAACGGCGTCAACCTCACCTACGAAGGGCTGATCCCCAAGATCCAGAAGTCGTTCCTGTCCAAGGACAAGGAGGCGATGCAGCCGCACATCCGGGCGTTCGTGGAGCGGGCCGTGACCTTCACCACCTGCCCCGAGTGCGACGGCACCCGGCTCAGCGAGGGCGCCCGCTCGTCGAAGATCGCCGGGATCAGCATCGCCGACGCGTGCGGGATGGAGATCCGCGACCTGGCCGAGTGGGTCCGCGGGGTCCACGAGCCGTCGGTGACGCCGCTGCTCACCGCGCTCCAGGGCACCCTCGACTCGTTCACCGAGATCGGCCTCGGCTACCTCTCGCTCGACCGGTCGGCCGGCACCCTCTCCGGCGGCGAGGCCCAGCGCGTGAAGATGATCCGCCACCTCGGCTCCTCGCTCACCGATGTCACCTACGTCTTCGACGAGCCGACCATCGGTCTGCACCCGCACGACATCCAGCGGATGAACGACCTGCTGCTGCGGCTGCGCGACAAGGGCAACACGGTGCTGGTCGTGGAGCACAAGCCGGAGGCCATCGCGATCGCCGACCACGTCGTGGACCTCGGCCCCGGTGCCGGCACGGCGGGCGGCACCGTCTGCTTCGAGGGCACCGTCGACGGTCTGCGGGCCAGCGACACCGTCACCGGCCGCCATCTCGACGACCGGGCCACCGTCAAGGAGTCGGTGCGCAAGCCCACCGGCGCGCTGGAGATCCGCGGCGCGACCGCGAACAACCTCCAGGGCGTCGACGTCGACATCCCGCTCGGGGTGCTCTGCGTGATCACCGGCGTCGCGGGCTCCGGCAAGAGCTCGCTGGTGCACGGCTCCGTCCCCGCCGAAGAGGGCGTCGTGTCGGTCGACCAGAGCCCGATCCGCGGCTCGCGGCGCAGCAACCCGGCGACCTACACCGGACTGCTCGACCCGATCCGCAAGGCCTTCGCCAAGGCCAACGGGGTGAAGCCGGCCCTGTTCAGCGCCAACTCCGAGGGCGCATGCCCGACGTGCAACGGCGCCGGTGTGATCTACACCGACCTGGCGATGATGGCCGGCGTCGCCACCACCTGCGAGGACTGCGAGGGCAAGCGGTTCCAGGCCTCGGTGCTGGACTACCACCTCGGCGGACGCGACATCAGCGAGGTGCTCGCGATGTCGGTGACCGAGGCCGAGGAGTTCTTCGCCGACGGCGAGGCGCGCACCCCGGCCGCGCACAAGATCCTGGAACGGCTCATGGACGTCGGCCTCGGCTACCTGAGCCTCGGCCAGCCGCTGACCACGCTGTCCGGCGGTGAGCGGCAGCGCCTCAAGCTGGCCACGCACATGGCGGAGAAGGGCGGTGTCTACGTCCTGGACGAGCCGACCACGGGCCTCCACCTCGCCGACGTCGAGCAGCTGCTCGGCCTGCTCGACCGGCTCGTCGAATCCGGCAAGTCGGTGATCGTCATCGAGCACCACCAGGCCGTCATGGCCCACGCCGACTGGATCATCGACCTCGGCCCGGGCGCCGGCCACGACGGCGGCAGGATCGTCTTCGAGGGCACGCCCGCCGACCTGGTCGCCGACCGTTCGACCCTCACCGGGGAGCACCTCGCGGCCTACGTCGGAGCCTGACCGGGGCCCGCCCGCGTCCGAGCCGCTGCCCGGCACCGGGGAGCGGCTCGGACGTCGGCCCGGGGCTCCGGCGCACGGGGCCGCTCACAGACCGGCGGCGTGGTCGGGGACGTAGGTCTGCAGGTCCCGCGGCGGGCGCTGGTAGCCGGTGGAGGGCGGGCGCGGCGGCAGCGCGAGGATCGACGGCGCCTCCTCGGGCCGGCGGTAGGGCACCGAGTCCAGCAGGTGGGCGATCATGTTCACCCGGGCCCGCCGCTTGTCGTCGCTCTCCACGACGAACCAGGGCGCCTCGGTGATGTCGGTATGGACGAACATCTCGTCCTTGGCCCGCGAATACGCCTCCCAGCGGGTGACCGACTCCAGGTCCATCGGCGACAGCTTCCAGCGCCGCAGCGGGTCGTCCAGCCGGCGCCGGAACCGGTCGAGCTGCTCGTCGTCGCTGACCGAGAACCAGTACTTGCGCAGCAGGATCCCGTCCTCCACCAGCATCCGTTCGAAGATCGGGCACTGGCGCAGGAAGAGCCGGTACTCCTCATGCGTGCAGAAGCCCATCACGTGCTCGACACCGGCCCGGTTGTACCAGGACCGGTCGAACAGCACGATCTCCCCGCCCGCCGGCAGCTGCTCGACGTAGCGCTGGAAGTACCACTGGGTGCGTTCGCGCTCGGTCGGTGTGGGCAGCGCGGCGATCCGGGCGACACGGGGGTTGAGGTGCTCGGTGACCCGCTTGATGGTGCCGCCCTTGCCGGCCGCGTCCCGCCCCTCGAAGACGACGACCAGCCGGGCGCCCTCCGCCCGTACCCACTCCTGGAGCTTGACCAGTTCCGTCTGGAGGCGCAGCAACTCCTTCTCGTACGTCCTCCGGGGCAGCCTCCGCGCCTTGCCCTCCTCGGTCATGCCGCCTCCCCGCTCCACAGCGCGCCCGCACGCGCGGGTCCGAACACCCGGGACAGCACGCTAACGGGGACGGGGGAGTCGCGCACGGCATGCTCCGCCCGGCGCCGACGCCCCGGGCGGGGTGCGCCGCGCGCCGGACGGGCCGCGCACGGCCCCGGGCGCGTCGTCAGCGGGCTACGGCCGGCTCAACGCGCGGTCCACCAGCGCGCCGGCCGCACCCGTGTAGTGCGCCGGATCGCACAGGCGCGCCAGCTCGTCCGGATCGAACGCGCCGGTCAGCTCCGGCAGCTCCGCCAGCACCTTTGGCAGCGGGCGATCCGACCCGGCGGCCAGTTCCGTGGCCGAGGTCAGGAGTCGCTTCGCGGCCGCCTTGCCGAGCCGCGGCGCCAGTACGGCGGCCAGCCGCTCCGAGACCAGCGCGCTGCCGGTGAGGGCCACGTTGCGCCGCATCCGCTCCGGTCGCACCTGGAGGCCCGCGGCGAGTTCCACGGCGGTGTGCGCGGCGCCGCCGGTCAGCCGCAGGCACTCCCGCAGCAGCAGCCACTCCGCATGCCACGCGCCGGCGGACCTCTCGTCCTCCGCGACCAGGCACTGCGTCAGGCCCGCCGCCAGCACCGGCACCTGGAGCGCGGCACTGCGCATCAGCGTCGCCAGCACCGGATTCCGCTTCTGTGGCATGGCCGAGGAGGCGCCGCGGCCGGCGACGGTGGGTTCGGCGACCTCGCCGACCTCCGTCCGGGCCAGCGACTGCACGTCCACCGCCATCTTCCCCAGGGCGCCGGCGGTGAAGGCGAGTGCCGCCGCGAGGTCCGCGACCGGGCTGCGCAACGCGTGCCACGGCAGCGCCGGGCCGGCCGAGAGCCCGGTCTCCGCGGCGAACGCCTCCGTCAGCACGGCCACATGGCGGGCGGCGTCGACGTGCGTGTCCGTTCCGGCGCGGCCGTCGATCCTGGCGTACTCCAGGTAGCCGGCCAGTGTCCCGGCCGCGCCGCCGAGCGACACCGGGAGTCCGTCCAGCACCTGCCCCAGCCGGGCGTCGGCGTCCTGGAGCAACTGGCGCCAGCCCGCGGCCTTCAGCCCGAAGGTGGTCGGTACCGCGTGCAGCGTCAGCGTCCGGCCCGCCATCAGGGTGTCACGGTGGTCCCGGGCCAGCCCGGCCAGTGCGGCCGCCGCCCGCGCCAGATCGGAGCGGATGATGCGCAGGGTCCGGGCGGCCACCAGCATCGTCCCGGTGTCCAGTACGTCCTGGCTGGTCGAACCCCGGTGCACGTACTCCGCCGCGGCCGGGTCCTCCTTCTCCACCAGCCTGCTCAGCGCCTGCACCAGGCCGACCACCGGGTTGGCCGTCTCCCGGGCCGTCAGGGCGACGGCCCGCGGGTCCAGCAGCTCGCCGCGGGCCAGCCGGGTGATCGTCCGCGCGGCCTCCGGCGGTACCAGCCCGAGCCCCGCCTGCGCCCGCGTCAGCGCCGCTTCGGCGTCCAGCATGGCCTGGAGCCAGGCCTCGTCGGACACCGCCGCCTCCGCGGGCGTGCCGGCCCGTACCGGTGAGAGCAGACCGGTGTCCCGCAGCGGGCCCGCGGACCCGCCGTTCAGCACGCTCATACGATCACTCCCGTGAGGTCGGTGTCCGTGGTGGTCCGCCGTACCGAGGGCGGCACATGGGCCACCGGCCGCAGCCCCGTCACCGCCCGCGCGATGGCGTCCGAGTCGCTGATCGTCACCGAGTCCACGCCCGGCCGCACGCCCGCCGCGGTCACCCAGTGCACCCCCTCGGTCGGCACACCGAACGCGAACCGCCGCGGATGGGGACGGCCGCGCGCGTCCAGCAGGTGATAGGGCCGCTCGGTCACGGCCAGACCGCCGGTCTCGTAGGCGGCACCACGGCTGCTGCGGACCAGGTACGGCCCTATCTGCTCCGTGGCCAGCAGGTGCCGCAGCAGCGGGTCGTGGGTACGGCGCAGGTCGGGCTCGGGGAGACGGGCCTCGATCAGCACCCGGCTCCTGACCGGCGGCCCCGGTACGACGGCCGACTCCGCCACGAACGACGGGTTCGCGGTGTCGAAGCGGATCTCCGTTCCCGGCCCGGTCAGCTCCAGCAGCCCCGCCTCGATCAGCGCGATCATCTCCTCGACCCGTGAGGCGGGCGGACCGATGGACAGATACGCGTTCAGCGGGGTGTACCACCCCTCCAGGTCGTCGCGGTGCGAATCGCCCTCCAGGCCCGCGTGGTCCACGGCCAGCCGGATCTCGTTGCGCAGGTCCCGCAGGACGTCGAGGGCCGCCTTCAGGGGCCCTTGCACGTTCCCGGCCCGCGCCGCGGCGAGATCGTCGCGCAGGTGGTCCAGCAGCCAGCGGCGGAACTCCGTCCGGTCCGCGAACCGCTGTCCGCGGCACGGCTGGGCGATGCGCTCCCAGTCCCAGCGGTCCGCGGCGGAGAAGCGGAACTCGTCGAGCACGGCCGACGTGTCGCCGTCCCCGGGTACGGCCAGGAAGCGCTCGGTGAACGCGTCGCACTCCGCGCCCCGGCCGTGTGCGTGCAGGAGCGCGGCGTAGTAGACGCTCTCCACCTCGCGGCAGACCAGCGGCCACAGGTCGGTGCCGAAGTGCACCCGCCGCTCGTCCCCGTCGCGGGCCCGCAACTCGGCCGCGTGCTCGGCGGTCAGCAGCCGGGGCCGGTACCGGCCGAACGGTCCCTTCTGGTTCTCGCCCCGCGCGTGGTAGGGCACGCCGCGCCGCGAGCTGGCGTAGAGCGCGGGCTCCCGCCCGGACGGCCGGTACGCCAGCCGGCCGTCCTTCCGGTGGAAGGAACCGCCGCGCCCCAGCGTCAACAGCGCCATGTAGTCGCAGAAGTTGAGTCCCAGCCCGCGCAGGAGGACCGGTTCGCCCGGACCGATGCCGCGCAGGTCGACGTCCGCCGGATTGGCGGGGGTGACGTACGTCAGGTAGTGAATCCGCGCGAGTGTCGCGGTACGCTCCTGCCGCGGAGTGAGCCCGCTCGGCACATGTCCCTGCGCCAGCACGATGGCGTCCAGCTCGTTCAACCGCGTACCGTTCGCCAGTCGAACACCCTGAGGCCCACCGGGAATCCCGTGGGTGTCGGCCATCGCCACCGCTCGTGAGGTGTGCACCCGTACGCTGACGTGTTCCGGCGCGCCCGCGACGATGCGGCGGAAGCAGTCGTTGAGGTAGTGGCCGTAGAAGGCGCGGGTCGGGTAGGAGTCCGGGCCGAGCGTCCTCGCCTCCGCCAGTGTCTCCTCGCCGTAGCCCTCGCGGTCGTCGAGCGGTCCCAGCAGCGCCAGTTGCTTCGCCCACTCGTACAGGCCGGGGCCTGGCTCGACGGGACCGGCGATGCGGGTGCTCTCGTCGGAGTAGACGGTCACCTGCGAGGCCACCGTGTTCATCAGCAGATGGCGGGACTGGTCCGTCCGCCACACCTGTCCGGCGCCCGGCGGCCAGGGGTCGACGAGATGCACGAGAACGGCCGGCGACGACGGTGCCGCCCGCTCGTTCGCACACAGTCGCTCCAGCACCGACAATCCACGCGGGCCCGCACCGACAATGCAGACCTCCATGTCGCCGTTCATGCGGATTCTCCATCCTTGTTCCGGGACCGGGCGGGTGCCGTCCCGGACGCCGAGGGGGCGGGACGGATGAACGCGACGGTGGCGGAATTCAATGTTCCGCAAGCTGTTCAACACCTTCTCAGGTGTGGCGAACAAGCATTTCACATTTCGCGGGTATTCGGTGGGCGCCACCGGTCGCAGAAGAGTCCTGACATATCCTCGGGTGAGGTCTTGACAGCGATGGGGCAGTACCGGTTGGGTGCGGCGACCTCGCAGGGCGCCTGCGGTTCCGGGCAATGCAATGCGTTCATAACGTTTCGGTTGCGTGGCGTGTCCGGCGGCTGATAGGTTCCAAATGCCTTGGAACTGATGTTCACCACGATGCGAAATGTGGACTTTGACGGACGGCGCCGGCCGGGCGGGCGCGGGAAGCTCCGGAAGTCGTGTGCCGTATTCGTGCGGGTCGGCATTTCGCGAGGTAGAGGGTCAGGCGGAAGTCCACGGGGGTGGCCTTGAGTCCGAAGTTCATTCACCTGCGCGTCGGTGTGGTCGGGCCGGCCCGTCGGAGTCCGGCCCCGTACGGGTAGTACGCCTCCTTTTGTCGCTGTCTTCGCATGGAGCCACGAATCAACAGGGGGACACGCTCATGAAAGGTCAGCTGCTGGCTGACACCGGAGAACTCACCGAAGTACTCACCGAAGAAATCCTCGGACAACAACGCATTGAATTAGTGTCGCTCGGCGAATTAACGCATTTCGATTCTCCCCGGATTTCGGGTGCGGACCGGGAGCATGTACGTCTCCTGGCCGATTCGGATGCCGAACTCCCGCCCATTCTCGTGAACCGCAGGACGATGCATGTCATCGACGGTATGCATCGGGTGCACGCCGCGGAACTCCGCGGTCAGAGCAAAATCAAGGCGATCTTCTGCGATTGCGATGACGACGAAGCGTTTGTACTCGCGGTAAAGGCGAATGTCTCCCACGGTCTTCCGCTGCCGCGTTCCGACAGGAATGCCGCCGCCGAACGTATCATCAACACCCACCCGGAGTGGTCCGACCGGCGGATCGCCTCGATCACCGGCCTTTCCCACAAGACCGTCGGCGCGATCCGGCGCCGGGCAAGTGGGGAAATTCCCCAGTCGCCCACCCGGCTCGGGCGCGACGGCCGGGAACGCCCGGTCGACGCCGCGGAGGGGCGCGTCCTGGCCGGCCGCATCCTCACCGAGCGTCCCGGCGTCTCGCTGCGCGCCGTCGCCCGGGAGGCGGGGGTCAGCCCGGCGACCGTGCGCGACGTCCGGGACCGGATGCGGCGCGGCGAGGCGCTCGCCGGACCCGCACGGCCCGACCCGGCCCCCGCCGACACGCTCCCGGGCGACACGGTGAGCGGGGCGCCGCCGGAACCGCGGCAGGTGTCCCGGATCGACCCCGGCCCCCACCAGGGCCCCGACCTCGCCGAACTGGTCAACAGCCTGCGCAAGGACCCCTCCCTGCGGTTCTCCGAGTCCGGCCGCACCTTGCTGCGTCTGCTGGACGCCTGCACGGTGGGGCCGCAAGAGTGGACCCGGATCAGCGACAACGTCCCGCTGCACCGGGTGGAGTGCATCGCCATCGCCGCTCGTGAGTGCAGCCGGGCGTGGCAGGGCTTCGTGACGGAACTGGAGCAGCGCACCCGCGATCAGGCGTCGGGCTGACGCCGCGACCGTCCGACACCCGCTCGCCCCGTGCCACTCGCCCGTGTCCATCGCCTCGTGCGGTCAACGTCTCGGCGCCCAGGGAAGGCAGGAATGACGATCAGCATCGTGAGGGGCTCCCGTGAGCCGGACGCCCAGGACCTCCTCGAATCCCTGCTGACGCCCGACCCACCCCCGTTCGCCCTGCTGCGCAGAGCGGGGGAGGGCCCGTCCCAGGTGGAGGTGCTGACCGGACCGGTGTCCGAAGTCGGGTCGCTGGCCGACCTGCCGTCCCCCGGGCACGGGGGACGGGGACCGGCCGGCGTCCTGGCGGTCATCCCCTTCCGGCAGGTCACCGAACGCGGTTACGCGTGCAACGACGACGGGGAACCGATCCTCGCGCTGACCGTGGACCGGCATGCCGCGCTGTCCGCCGAGGATGCGGCGAAGCTGCTGCCGGACACCGAGGTCGACCTGTGCGACGGCGCGTTCGACATCGGTGACGACGACTACGAGAAGGTCGTCCAGCAGATCATCGACGAGGAGATCCGGTCCGGCGAGGGATCCAACTTCGTCATCCGGCGGTCCTTCCGGGCGACCCTGCGCGACTACCGGCCCGAGGCCGCCCTGACCGTCTTCCGGCGGCTGCTCGCCATGGAACCGGGCGCCTACTGGACGTTCGTGGTGCACACCGGCGACCGCACCTTCGTCGGCGCCTCGCCGGAACTGCACGTCCGGGTGGCCGACGGCACCGCGCGGATGAACCCCATCAGCGGCACCTACCGCTACCCGCCCACCGGCCCGGACCTGACGGGCGTCATGGAGTTCCTCGGCGACCAGAAGGAGACCGACGAACTGTTCATGGTCGTGGACGAGGAGCTGAAGATGCTCGCCCGCGTCTGTGAGGGCGGGGCCCGCGCACACGGCCCCTACCTGCGGGAGATGGCGAGGCTGGCACACACCGAGTACCTGCTGGAGGGGCCCAGTTCGCTGGACGTCCGCGAGGTGCTGCGCGAGACCATGTTCGCGCCCACCGTCACCGGCAGCCCCCTGGAGAACGCGTGCAGGGTGATCGCCCGGCACGAGCAGACCGGCCGCGGGTACTACGGCGGCGCCCTGGCCCTGCTCGGCCGGGACCCGGCCGGCCGGGCCACCCTGGACTCCGCGATCCTGATCCGCACCGCCGAGATCCGCCCGGAGGGCACCGTGCGGATCGATGTGGGCGCCACCCTGGTACGGGACTCCGAGCCCGCCGCCGAGGTCGCCGAGACCTGGGCCAAGGTGGACGCGCTGCTGTCCGCCACCGGCCTGGAGCGGCACCCGGGACACGTCCCGCCGCCCGGCCCGGCGGCAGGTGAACCGCGCTTGTCGCACACCCCGGAGGTGTCCGCCGCGCTCGAACGCCGCAACACGGGACTGTCCGCCTTCTGGCTCGGCAAGGAGGACGAGGACCACGCAGCGACCCGCGCACCGGCGGACGCGGGACGGGTGCTCATCGTGGACGCGGAGGACATGTTCACCGGCATGC
Coding sequences:
- a CDS encoding class-II fumarase/aspartase family protein; its protein translation is MSVLNGGSAGPLRDTGLLSPVRAGTPAEAAVSDEAWLQAMLDAEAALTRAQAGLGLVPPEAARTITRLARGELLDPRAVALTARETANPVVGLVQALSRLVEKEDPAAAEYVHRGSTSQDVLDTGTMLVAARTLRIIRSDLARAAAALAGLARDHRDTLMAGRTLTLHAVPTTFGLKAAGWRQLLQDADARLGQVLDGLPVSLGGAAGTLAGYLEYARIDGRAGTDTHVDAARHVAVLTEAFAAETGLSAGPALPWHALRSPVADLAAALAFTAGALGKMAVDVQSLARTEVGEVAEPTVAGRGASSAMPQKRNPVLATLMRSAALQVPVLAAGLTQCLVAEDERSAGAWHAEWLLLRECLRLTGGAAHTAVELAAGLQVRPERMRRNVALTGSALVSERLAAVLAPRLGKAAAKRLLTSATELAAGSDRPLPKVLAELPELTGAFDPDELARLCDPAHYTGAAGALVDRALSRP
- the ppk2 gene encoding polyphosphate kinase 2, whose product is MTEEGKARRLPRRTYEKELLRLQTELVKLQEWVRAEGARLVVVFEGRDAAGKGGTIKRVTEHLNPRVARIAALPTPTERERTQWYFQRYVEQLPAGGEIVLFDRSWYNRAGVEHVMGFCTHEEYRLFLRQCPIFERMLVEDGILLRKYWFSVSDDEQLDRFRRRLDDPLRRWKLSPMDLESVTRWEAYSRAKDEMFVHTDITEAPWFVVESDDKRRARVNMIAHLLDSVPYRRPEEAPSILALPPRPPSTGYQRPPRDLQTYVPDHAAGL
- a CDS encoding FAD/NAD(P)-binding protein translates to MNGDMEVCIVGAGPRGLSVLERLCANERAAPSSPAVLVHLVDPWPPGAGQVWRTDQSRHLLMNTVASQVTVYSDESTRIAGPVEPGPGLYEWAKQLALLGPLDDREGYGEETLAEARTLGPDSYPTRAFYGHYLNDCFRRIVAGAPEHVSVRVHTSRAVAMADTHGIPGGPQGVRLANGTRLNELDAIVLAQGHVPSGLTPRQERTATLARIHYLTYVTPANPADVDLRGIGPGEPVLLRGLGLNFCDYMALLTLGRGGSFHRKDGRLAYRPSGREPALYASSRRGVPYHARGENQKGPFGRYRPRLLTAEHAAELRARDGDERRVHFGTDLWPLVCREVESVYYAALLHAHGRGAECDAFTERFLAVPGDGDTSAVLDEFRFSAADRWDWERIAQPCRGQRFADRTEFRRWLLDHLRDDLAAARAGNVQGPLKAALDVLRDLRNEIRLAVDHAGLEGDSHRDDLEGWYTPLNAYLSIGPPASRVEEMIALIEAGLLELTGPGTEIRFDTANPSFVAESAVVPGPPVRSRVLIEARLPEPDLRRTHDPLLRHLLATEQIGPYLVRSSRGAAYETGGLAVTERPYHLLDARGRPHPRRFAFGVPTEGVHWVTAAGVRPGVDSVTISDSDAIARAVTGLRPVAHVPPSVRRTTTDTDLTGVIV
- a CDS encoding ATP-binding cassette domain-containing protein, producing MSMATTPEPQPPAPHAADSHDLIRVHGARENNLKDVSIEIPKRRLTVFTGVSGSGKSSLVFDTIAAESQRLINETYSAFLQGFMPNRARPEVDVLDGLTTAISVDQQRMGGDPRSTVGTATDANAMLRILFSRLGQPHIGPPSAYSFNTATVRASGAITVERGAKTKAEKATFTRTGGMCTRCEGRGKVSDIDLTQLYDDSKSIAEGAFTIPGWKSDNVWTVGIYAESGFLDPNKPIRRFTKKEMHDFLYREPTKVKVNGVNLTYEGLIPKIQKSFLSKDKEAMQPHIRAFVERAVTFTTCPECDGTRLSEGARSSKIAGISIADACGMEIRDLAEWVRGVHEPSVTPLLTALQGTLDSFTEIGLGYLSLDRSAGTLSGGEAQRVKMIRHLGSSLTDVTYVFDEPTIGLHPHDIQRMNDLLLRLRDKGNTVLVVEHKPEAIAIADHVVDLGPGAGTAGGTVCFEGTVDGLRASDTVTGRHLDDRATVKESVRKPTGALEIRGATANNLQGVDVDIPLGVLCVITGVAGSGKSSLVHGSVPAEEGVVSVDQSPIRGSRRSNPATYTGLLDPIRKAFAKANGVKPALFSANSEGACPTCNGAGVIYTDLAMMAGVATTCEDCEGKRFQASVLDYHLGGRDISEVLAMSVTEAEEFFADGEARTPAAHKILERLMDVGLGYLSLGQPLTTLSGGERQRLKLATHMAEKGGVYVLDEPTTGLHLADVEQLLGLLDRLVESGKSVIVIEHHQAVMAHADWIIDLGPGAGHDGGRIVFEGTPADLVADRSTLTGEHLAAYVGA
- a CDS encoding anthranilate synthase family protein, encoding MTISIVRGSREPDAQDLLESLLTPDPPPFALLRRAGEGPSQVEVLTGPVSEVGSLADLPSPGHGGRGPAGVLAVIPFRQVTERGYACNDDGEPILALTVDRHAALSAEDAAKLLPDTEVDLCDGAFDIGDDDYEKVVQQIIDEEIRSGEGSNFVIRRSFRATLRDYRPEAALTVFRRLLAMEPGAYWTFVVHTGDRTFVGASPELHVRVADGTARMNPISGTYRYPPTGPDLTGVMEFLGDQKETDELFMVVDEELKMLARVCEGGARAHGPYLREMARLAHTEYLLEGPSSLDVREVLRETMFAPTVTGSPLENACRVIARHEQTGRGYYGGALALLGRDPAGRATLDSAILIRTAEIRPEGTVRIDVGATLVRDSEPAAEVAETWAKVDALLSATGLERHPGHVPPPGPAAGEPRLSHTPEVSAALERRNTGLSAFWLGKEDEDHAATRAPADAGRVLIVDAEDMFTGMLGHQARALGLDAVVRSWHSVRPGDLGAYDCVLLGPGPGDPRAADDPKVRRIADLITRLLADDIPFVGECLSHQVLCALLGLPLHRRERPNQGTRRRIDLFGHPEQVGFYNSYAAGHHQDLLRSPSAGGPVELCRDPATGEVHALRGPRFAATQFHVESVLTEHGTDLLSGLLGWALRGPALPGGGAADR
- a CDS encoding ParB/RepB/Spo0J family partition protein, whose product is MSLSSHGATNQQGDTLMKGQLLADTGELTEVLTEEILGQQRIELVSLGELTHFDSPRISGADREHVRLLADSDAELPPILVNRRTMHVIDGMHRVHAAELRGQSKIKAIFCDCDDDEAFVLAVKANVSHGLPLPRSDRNAAAERIINTHPEWSDRRIASITGLSHKTVGAIRRRASGEIPQSPTRLGRDGRERPVDAAEGRVLAGRILTERPGVSLRAVAREAGVSPATVRDVRDRMRRGEALAGPARPDPAPADTLPGDTVSGAPPEPRQVSRIDPGPHQGPDLAELVNSLRKDPSLRFSESGRTLLRLLDACTVGPQEWTRISDNVPLHRVECIAIAARECSRAWQGFVTELEQRTRDQASG